One genomic region from Jilunia laotingensis encodes:
- a CDS encoding glycoside hydrolase family 38 C-terminal domain-containing protein, with the protein MKKQIAAIASAVILCSGASAQSPAPQSTQPKAYMVADAHLDTQWNWDIQTTIKHYVWNTINQNLFLLKQYPDYIFNFEGGVKYAWMKEYYPAQYEEMKKYIKEGRWHISGASWDATDALVPSTESAIRNIMLGQDYYRKEFGVESTDIFLPDCFGFGWTLPTIASHCGLIGFSSQKLDWRHKAFYGDSKHPFTIGLWQGIDGSSIMLAHGYDYGKRWKDEDLSENKQLLDLTKRTPLNMVYRYYGTGDIGGSPTLESVRSVEKGLEGKGPLKIISATSDQLYKDFQPYESHPELPRFNGELLMDVHGTGCYTSQAAMKLYNRQNELLGDAAERAAVAAEWLNQATYPGSTLTDSWRRFIFHQFHDDLTGTSIPRAYEFSWNDELISLKQFSSVLTSSIGAIASQMDTRVKGTPVVLYNALGFPVTDIAEIAIDLPTAPKGVTVYDANGKKVAAQLTGYTDGKAHLLIEATVPATGYAVYDVRTSSANNTVAATVAHTIENSVYKITLDKNGDITSLLDKKNNKELVKPGKTIRLALFTKNQSHAWPAWEVLKETTDREPISITDNVKVTLVENGELRKALCIEKRHGESAFKQYIRLYEGSRADRIDFFNEIDWQSTNALLKAEFPLNIENPEATYDLGIGSVKRGNNTDIAYEVYAQYWADLTDSSNSYGVSVMNDSKYGWDKPNDHTLRLTLLHTPETANGYAYQNRQDYGHHCFTYSLVGHKGELDKPATVEKAEILNQRLKAFHTDKHKGSLGKEFSFVHSDNRNVIIKALKKAEDSNEYVVRVYETGGKKAQTASLAFVGEILSASEADGTEKTIGKAAFNGNKLEVNIKPYSVKTYKVRLKASAQPASSLQYANLPLKFNRKCSSFNEFRGEADFESGYSYAAELLPETMTVSNIPFQLGEKEIANGMTCKGDTILLPAGHKYNRLYLLAASTDGDYVGTFRCGRNKTDLVVPSYTGFIGQWGHTGHTKGYLKDAEIAHVGTHRHAPDGDQVYEFTYMFKFGIDVPEGATSLILPDNDKIVLFAATLVQEGNRPATAACELFRTAIKGNAASAQSMQTIGAKENLLKDAKVIAYSGYTNDREKPEFMLDGNMETKWCDVSSTPNYVDFDLGEAKNISGWKLVNAGQESHAYITNGCFLQGKNSLNEEWKTLDSIDGNTRNVVSREIGETPKIRYIRLLITRPTQSTGGKDTRIYEFEVYQD; encoded by the coding sequence ATGAAAAAACAAATTGCAGCAATCGCCTCCGCCGTAATCCTATGCAGCGGGGCTTCTGCCCAAAGTCCTGCACCACAGTCAACGCAACCCAAAGCATACATGGTTGCCGATGCACACTTGGACACACAATGGAACTGGGATATCCAAACAACCATCAAGCATTACGTTTGGAACACCATTAATCAAAACCTGTTCCTGTTAAAACAGTATCCCGACTATATCTTCAATTTCGAAGGAGGAGTGAAATACGCATGGATGAAAGAGTATTATCCTGCTCAATATGAAGAAATGAAGAAATACATTAAAGAAGGACGCTGGCATATCAGCGGAGCCAGTTGGGATGCCACGGACGCTTTGGTTCCTTCTACGGAATCAGCCATCCGTAACATCATGCTCGGACAAGATTACTACCGGAAAGAATTCGGAGTTGAAAGTACCGACATTTTCCTTCCCGACTGCTTCGGCTTTGGCTGGACATTGCCGACCATTGCTTCGCATTGCGGTCTGATCGGTTTCTCTTCACAAAAGTTGGATTGGCGTCATAAAGCTTTCTATGGCGACAGTAAACATCCGTTTACCATCGGATTATGGCAAGGCATCGACGGTTCATCCATCATGCTTGCTCATGGATATGATTACGGCAAACGGTGGAAAGACGAGGATTTATCAGAGAACAAGCAACTCCTTGACCTGACTAAGCGTACTCCGCTCAATATGGTATACCGTTATTACGGAACGGGAGACATAGGCGGTTCGCCCACACTGGAATCGGTACGTTCAGTAGAGAAAGGACTGGAAGGTAAGGGGCCGTTGAAAATCATAAGTGCTACCAGCGACCAGTTGTACAAGGACTTCCAGCCCTATGAGAGCCATCCGGAACTTCCCAGATTCAACGGTGAACTGTTGATGGATGTACATGGAACCGGATGTTATACCTCTCAAGCAGCTATGAAACTTTATAATCGCCAGAACGAGTTATTAGGAGATGCTGCCGAAAGAGCTGCCGTAGCTGCCGAATGGCTTAATCAGGCAACTTATCCGGGTAGTACATTGACCGATTCCTGGAGACGTTTCATCTTTCATCAGTTCCATGACGACCTGACGGGAACGAGTATACCACGTGCGTATGAATTCTCATGGAATGACGAATTGATTTCCTTGAAACAATTCTCAAGCGTACTGACTTCATCCATAGGCGCAATTGCCAGCCAAATGGACACAAGAGTAAAAGGCACACCGGTCGTTCTTTACAATGCTTTAGGATTTCCTGTTACTGATATAGCCGAAATAGCTATCGACCTGCCCACCGCACCTAAAGGGGTTACGGTATATGATGCCAATGGCAAAAAGGTCGCTGCGCAATTGACAGGTTATACAGACGGAAAAGCACATCTGTTAATAGAAGCTACTGTTCCTGCTACCGGTTATGCCGTGTACGATGTTCGTACCTCCAGTGCAAACAATACGGTTGCAGCCACTGTTGCCCATACCATTGAAAACTCTGTATACAAGATTACGTTGGACAAGAACGGTGATATCACTTCTCTTTTAGATAAGAAGAATAATAAAGAACTGGTAAAACCGGGCAAAACGATCCGTCTGGCACTCTTCACCAAGAATCAGTCACATGCATGGCCGGCTTGGGAAGTACTGAAAGAGACAACAGACCGTGAACCGATTTCTATCACGGACAATGTTAAAGTCACGCTGGTTGAAAATGGCGAATTGCGTAAAGCACTCTGCATCGAGAAACGTCATGGAGAGTCGGCATTCAAGCAATATATCCGTCTCTATGAAGGAAGCCGTGCCGACCGCATAGATTTCTTTAATGAAATAGACTGGCAATCAACCAACGCTCTCTTAAAAGCAGAGTTCCCTCTGAACATCGAGAATCCGGAAGCCACCTACGATCTGGGAATCGGAAGTGTAAAACGCGGTAACAATACAGACATCGCTTATGAAGTTTATGCACAATATTGGGCTGACCTGACGGACAGCAGCAACAGTTACGGTGTATCTGTCATGAATGACAGCAAGTATGGTTGGGATAAGCCAAACGACCACACCTTGCGCCTGACACTCCTTCACACTCCGGAAACGGCAAATGGGTATGCTTACCAAAACAGACAGGATTACGGACACCATTGCTTTACATACAGCCTTGTCGGTCATAAAGGCGAACTCGACAAACCGGCTACGGTAGAAAAAGCAGAAATCCTGAACCAACGCCTCAAAGCATTCCATACGGACAAGCACAAAGGCAGCTTAGGCAAAGAATTCTCATTCGTTCATTCCGACAACCGTAACGTAATTATCAAAGCGTTGAAAAAAGCGGAAGATTCCAATGAATATGTAGTTCGCGTCTATGAAACCGGAGGAAAAAAAGCTCAAACGGCTTCTCTTGCATTCGTTGGCGAAATCCTGAGTGCCAGTGAAGCCGATGGAACAGAAAAGACAATCGGAAAGGCAGCCTTCAACGGCAATAAGTTGGAAGTCAATATCAAACCGTACTCAGTAAAAACTTATAAAGTACGTTTGAAAGCATCTGCCCAGCCTGCAAGCTCATTACAGTATGCCAACCTCCCATTGAAATTCAATCGCAAATGTTCATCATTCAATGAATTCCGCGGTGAAGCTGATTTCGAGTCGGGCTACTCCTATGCGGCCGAATTGCTACCGGAGACTATGACTGTAAGCAATATCCCGTTCCAACTCGGGGAAAAAGAAATTGCAAACGGTATGACCTGTAAGGGGGATACGATCCTGTTGCCTGCCGGACATAAGTACAACCGCCTCTATTTGCTGGCAGCTTCCACCGATGGGGACTACGTGGGTACCTTCCGTTGCGGACGTAATAAGACTGATTTAGTCGTACCTTCATATACAGGCTTCATCGGACAATGGGGACATACCGGTCACACAAAAGGTTACTTGAAAGATGCTGAAATCGCTCATGTAGGTACTCACCGCCATGCTCCCGATGGTGACCAGGTGTACGAATTTACTTATATGTTCAAGTTTGGTATCGATGTTCCCGAAGGAGCAACCAGCCTCATCCTGCCGGACAACGACAAGATAGTGCTTTTCGCTGCCACACTTGTCCAGGAAGGCAACCGCCCGGCAACCGCTGCTTGCGAACTATTCCGTACAGCCATTAAAGGGAACGCTGCTTCTGCTCAATCCATGCAAACTATCGGTGCTAAAGAGAACCTATTGAAAGATGCCAAAGTGATCGCTTATTCGGGATATACCAATGATCGTGAAAAGCCCGAATTCATGCTGGATGGAAACATGGAAACCAAATGGTGTGATGTTAGCAGCACACCGAATTATGTAGATTTCGACCTTGGTGAAGCAAAAAATATCAGCGGCTGGAAATTAGTCAACGCTGGTCAAGAAAGCCATGCTTACATCACAAACGGCTGTTTCCTACAAGGAAAGAACAGTCTGAACGAAGAATGGAAAACGCTGGATAGCATCGATGGCAATACTCGCAATGTAGTGTCACGTGA
- a CDS encoding glycoside hydrolase family 127 protein codes for MRHKLLSLIIATGFCLTVSGSNPVKPQTTNYSNNRFPLIQKPFIELPLGSIKPKGWLQEMLIRQKNGATGQMDQLYPQVMGTRNGWLGGDGDQWERGPYWIDGLLPLAYILDDRELKSKAQPWIEWALQSQREDGFFGPAQDYPSEPGLQRNNSHDWWPRMVMLKILQQYYSATQDERVIALMTNYFRYQLKTLPEKPLGYYSFWAEYRACDNLQAVYWLYNITGDAFLLDLGDLLHKQSFSFTNMVERGDLRKINTIHCVNLAQGIKEPVIYYQKNGDKQYLRSVKEAFRDIRQFHGQPQGMYGGDEALHGNNPTQGSELCSAVELMYSLEKMMEITGDMDFADHLERVAFNALPTQASDDFMTKQYFQQPNQVMVTRHRRNFDQDHAGTDNVYGTLSGYPCCFSNMHQGWPKFTQSLWYATPANGLAVMAYSPSEVTAKVGDSFTATISEETLYPMDDRIHFTIRDLRNAKKKESGATFPLQFRIPGWCKSAVIAVNGTPVQVEAGKRMAVIDREWKKGDRIEIHFPMEVSASTWYENSVAIERGPLVYALKMNENWKKTEVDESRFGSHYYNVTSDTPWNYGLVNFDRNKAAEHATVKIDSEKQKAIYPWNLENAPVEIKMKARRIPSWGIYNEMAGPQPYSFCSGGEGPVEEITLIPYGCTTLRISEFPMVGQ; via the coding sequence ATGAGACACAAACTATTAAGCTTAATCATAGCAACCGGATTCTGCCTGACTGTTTCGGGCAGCAATCCGGTAAAACCGCAAACTACTAATTATAGCAACAACCGTTTTCCTCTGATACAAAAGCCATTCATTGAATTACCGTTAGGCAGTATCAAACCCAAAGGCTGGTTGCAGGAAATGCTGATACGTCAGAAAAACGGAGCTACCGGACAAATGGATCAATTGTATCCTCAAGTAATGGGAACGCGCAATGGCTGGTTGGGCGGTGACGGTGACCAATGGGAAAGAGGGCCGTACTGGATTGACGGTTTACTTCCCTTGGCATACATTCTGGACGATAGGGAGTTGAAATCAAAAGCCCAGCCTTGGATAGAATGGGCACTGCAAAGCCAACGAGAAGACGGATTCTTCGGACCCGCTCAGGACTATCCGAGTGAACCAGGGCTGCAACGCAATAACTCCCACGATTGGTGGCCACGCATGGTAATGCTGAAAATTCTCCAGCAATACTATTCGGCTACACAAGACGAAAGAGTGATCGCCTTAATGACCAATTATTTCCGCTACCAACTTAAGACACTCCCGGAAAAACCTTTGGGATACTATAGTTTCTGGGCGGAATATCGCGCATGTGACAACCTGCAAGCGGTATATTGGTTGTACAATATCACCGGAGATGCCTTTCTGCTCGATTTGGGAGATTTACTCCATAAACAGAGCTTCAGTTTCACGAATATGGTAGAAAGAGGCGATTTACGTAAAATCAACACGATCCATTGTGTGAATCTTGCACAAGGCATCAAAGAGCCTGTCATCTACTATCAGAAGAATGGAGACAAGCAATACCTTCGTTCCGTCAAAGAAGCCTTCCGGGACATCCGTCAATTTCATGGACAGCCTCAAGGCATGTACGGAGGGGATGAAGCATTGCATGGCAATAATCCTACGCAGGGTTCCGAACTCTGTTCGGCAGTAGAATTAATGTATTCACTGGAAAAGATGATGGAAATTACCGGTGATATGGATTTTGCCGACCATCTGGAACGGGTAGCTTTCAATGCGTTGCCCACACAGGCCTCCGATGATTTCATGACCAAGCAATATTTCCAGCAACCGAATCAGGTGATGGTGACCCGCCATCGCAGAAACTTCGACCAAGACCATGCCGGTACGGATAACGTCTACGGTACATTGTCCGGCTACCCTTGTTGCTTCTCGAACATGCACCAAGGATGGCCTAAATTTACCCAGAGTTTATGGTATGCCACTCCTGCCAACGGCCTTGCAGTCATGGCGTATTCACCTTCGGAAGTCACAGCAAAGGTAGGCGATTCCTTCACTGCCACGATTAGCGAAGAGACTCTTTATCCGATGGACGACCGCATCCACTTCACGATCCGTGATCTCCGTAATGCTAAGAAGAAAGAGAGTGGAGCTACCTTCCCCCTGCAATTCCGTATTCCCGGATGGTGCAAAAGCGCAGTAATCGCTGTGAATGGAACTCCCGTACAAGTAGAAGCAGGGAAAAGAATGGCAGTGATCGACCGTGAATGGAAAAAAGGAGACCGGATAGAGATACACTTTCCCATGGAAGTGAGTGCAAGTACCTGGTATGAGAACTCGGTTGCCATCGAAAGAGGCCCTTTGGTTTATGCCTTGAAAATGAATGAGAACTGGAAAAAGACAGAGGTAGACGAATCCCGATTCGGTTCACATTATTATAATGTGACCTCAGATACTCCTTGGAATTACGGTCTGGTTAATTTCGACCGGAACAAAGCAGCGGAACATGCTACCGTCAAGATTGATTCCGAAAAACAGAAAGCAATTTATCCGTGGAACCTTGAAAATGCTCCAGTAGAAATCAAGATGAAAGCCCGGCGCATTCCCAGCTGGGGAATCTACAATGAGATGGCGGGCCCGCAACCTTATTCTTTCTGTAGCGGTGGCGAAGGGCCGGTGGAAGAGATTACACTGATCCCTTACGGATGCACCACTCTCCGTATTTCCGAATTCCCGATGGTAGGACAATAA
- a CDS encoding glycoside hydrolase family 2 protein, protein MNKLLTAALLLLLNVWSGFSENLPRPEYPRPQFERTDWINLNGTWTYQFDFGNSGKDRRLQSAEKFDQNITVPFCPESKLSGVGHTDFINQMWYQRNLSIPAGWEGKKILLHFGAVDYLSEIFIDGKFINRHFGGSSSYTVDLTRYVKPGQNHNLVVFVKDDQRSGMQTIGKQCNNFFSGGCSYTRVTGIWQTVWMEAVAPAGLKAVIARPDIDQKQLVILPEFYNESNGTLEVSLMDGQKVVANKTVKCGNGSTIVLPIKNVKLWTPETPNLYDIIYRVKDAKGNVIDEVKSYAGMRKVHTANGLFYLNNEPYFQRLVLDQGYYPDGIWTAPTDEALKQDIALGKAAGFNGARLHQKVFEERYYYWADKLGYITWGEAASWGVDVNNDLAARNFISEWSEVVVRDRNHPSLVTWTPFNETWGGGPDAYVRLITNIYHLTKAMDPTRPINDASGDNHVLTDIWSVHNYTQEKDKLMEQLTFTEGKEPYRNARDKDYLAVYEGQPYMVDEFGGIPWMDEKNRKNSWGYGGMPADAEAFYARLEGQIDALAASENVCGFCYTQLTDVEQEKNGVYYYNRQPKLDMKRIKAIFEKIPSRKH, encoded by the coding sequence ATGAACAAACTACTCACGGCAGCACTGCTGCTTTTATTGAATGTATGGAGCGGATTCAGCGAAAACTTGCCGCGACCGGAATATCCACGTCCCCAATTCGAGCGTACCGATTGGATCAACCTCAATGGCACATGGACATATCAGTTCGATTTCGGCAATTCAGGCAAAGACCGCCGACTCCAGAGTGCCGAAAAGTTCGACCAGAATATTACCGTTCCCTTTTGCCCGGAAAGTAAATTGTCCGGTGTAGGACATACCGACTTCATCAATCAGATGTGGTATCAGCGCAACCTTTCCATCCCTGCGGGTTGGGAAGGTAAAAAGATCCTCCTGCACTTCGGAGCAGTGGATTATCTTTCCGAGATATTCATCGATGGCAAATTCATCAACCGTCATTTCGGAGGAAGTTCTTCGTATACGGTCGACCTGACACGTTACGTGAAACCGGGACAAAACCACAACCTAGTGGTATTTGTCAAAGACGACCAGCGTTCCGGTATGCAAACCATCGGAAAGCAATGCAACAACTTCTTCTCCGGTGGATGTTCCTATACCCGTGTCACGGGAATCTGGCAAACCGTATGGATGGAAGCGGTAGCTCCAGCCGGTCTGAAAGCCGTCATCGCACGCCCGGACATCGATCAGAAGCAACTGGTCATCCTGCCGGAATTCTATAATGAATCAAACGGAACACTGGAAGTATCCCTGATGGATGGACAGAAGGTCGTTGCAAACAAAACGGTAAAATGCGGCAACGGTTCTACCATCGTATTACCGATCAAAAACGTTAAGTTATGGACTCCGGAAACTCCTAATTTGTATGACATCATCTACCGGGTAAAAGATGCCAAGGGCAATGTGATAGACGAAGTAAAATCATATGCAGGTATGCGCAAGGTACATACAGCAAACGGACTGTTCTATCTGAACAACGAACCATACTTCCAACGTCTGGTTCTCGACCAAGGTTATTATCCCGATGGCATCTGGACAGCCCCTACGGACGAAGCATTGAAACAGGATATCGCACTGGGCAAAGCTGCCGGCTTCAACGGAGCGCGTCTGCACCAGAAAGTATTTGAAGAGAGATATTATTACTGGGCAGACAAACTGGGATATATCACTTGGGGAGAAGCTGCCAGTTGGGGAGTGGACGTAAACAATGATCTGGCTGCCCGCAACTTTATCAGCGAATGGAGCGAAGTAGTAGTTCGCGACCGCAATCACCCGTCATTAGTAACCTGGACCCCTTTCAACGAAACATGGGGAGGCGGCCCGGATGCATACGTTCGTCTCATCACAAACATCTATCACCTGACAAAAGCAATGGACCCTACCCGTCCTATAAACGATGCCAGCGGTGACAACCATGTATTGACTGATATCTGGAGCGTACACAACTATACGCAAGAAAAAGACAAACTGATGGAACAGTTGACCTTCACCGAGGGTAAAGAGCCCTACCGCAACGCACGCGACAAAGATTACCTCGCTGTTTACGAAGGACAGCCGTATATGGTCGATGAATTCGGTGGTATTCCTTGGATGGACGAAAAAAACCGCAAAAACTCTTGGGGTTATGGCGGTATGCCTGCGGATGCCGAAGCTTTCTATGCACGTCTGGAAGGACAAATCGACGCATTGGCAGCTTCTGAAAACGTATGTGGATTCTGCTATACACAGCTTACTGACGTAGAACAGGAAAAGAACGGTGTGTATTATTACAACCGTCAACCGAAACTGGATATGAAACGCATCAAAGCCATTTTCGAGAAAATACCGAGCCGTAAACATTAA